The genome window AGCTTGGTTTGCGCCACGACATCGCCATATTCGGCGGCTTGTAAATACCAATGGAAGGCTTGCTTCTCGTCTTTGTCAGTCGCAATACCTTCAGCATAGGCATTGGCTAAATGCATCTGGGCGACAGAGTTGCCTTGCTCCGCAGCTTTCTCGAACCACTCTAAGGCAAGCCCATGGTTCGGTATGCAGCCCTTACCTTCACATAATAAGAGCGCCAAATTTAGTTGCGCGGAGGCATAGCCTTTGTCAGCTGATCGTTCGCATAGCTCAAAGGCCTTCTCATAGCTCTTATCTGCATGATGCCCTATTTGGTGCATTAAGCTGAGATTGAAAATTGCCTTCGCATTTCCTTGAGCCGCAGACGTTTCATATAGAATGAATGCCTTTTCGTAGTCTTGTTTTACGCCGACGCCGTTCGCATACATATTGCCTAAGCATTTTTGTGCTTCCGCATCGCCATTGGCCGCGGCCTGCCCATACCAAAAGGAGGCGCGTTCGTAATTTTGTTCTTTACCTTCGGTACCGAGAACATAGAGATCGCCAATTTTACGCTGAGCGATCGCAAGACCGTCTTCTGCAAGAATTCTTAATTCAGCTACACTCTCTGGTAATTCCATCTAAATAGAATGCCATGAAAATCTTAGAATCGCAAGAATTTCACCTGCTTAACCGTGGGTAAAGCCGCAATCTTAACAATAACGTCATCTTTCACCGCCTCATCAACCTCTACGAGTGCTACTGCATCACCACTGTCTTTGCCGCGACCTAAATGGAAGTTAGCCACATTGATGCCCGCTTCGCCCAATACTTTACCGAGATTACCGATCAAACCTGGCTTATCTTCGTTATTCACATAGATAATATTTTGTCCCAAATTCGCTTCAAGTTTGACGCCCGCGACTTCAACGATACGCGGATATCCGGCAAAGAGCGTTCCGGCGACAGCGCGTTCACGCTTCTCTGTTTGGATAGTCACACGAATCAGGCTTTGGTAGTTACCACTTTGCTCTTTGGTGGTTTCAATCACTTCGATGCCACGCTCTTGCGCGACGTTACGCGCATTGACCGCATTTACACTGCTCACCATGGGAGCCAACACGCCCTTCAAGCAAACGGCAGTGAGAGGCTTGGTGTTTAGCTTGCCAATTTCTCCGATATATTCGATCGTAATGCTCTTCAAGCCATTCTCAGTAATCTGCCCACCAAAGCTTCCCAGTTGCTCCGCAAGATTAAGGTAGGGATTGAGTTGTTTGGCTTCTTCCGCTGTGAGTGACGGCGTGTTGAGTGCATTGGTTACCGTACCAGTTAACAAATAATCTGCCATTTGCTCGGCTACTTGAATCGCGACATTTTCTTGCGCTTCCGAGGTTGAGGCTCCGAGATGCGGCGTGCAAATCACTTGTTCCATACCGAACAGAATATTCTCTTTTGCCGGCTCGCTCTCATAAACATCAAGTGCCGCACCTGCTACATGACCCGACTCAATCGCCTCCTTAAGAGCGGCTTCATCAATCAAGCCCCCCCGCGCGCAATTAACAATACGCACGCCTTTTTTGACCTTGGAAAGATTCTCTTGGCCGAGGATATTACGCGTTGAATCATTAAGCGGTGTATGTAGCGTAATGAAGTCAGCTTCTGCCAGTAGCTCATCAAGCTCTACTTTACGGATGTTCAGTTCATCCGCTTTTTCACTCGAGAGGAACGGATCTGCAGCGATCACCTTCATCTTCAGGCCTTGCGCGCGATTCGCCACAATAGAACCGATATTACCACAACCGATAAGACCGAGTGTTTTCGTGTAAAGCTCGGTGCCCATAAATTTGCTCTTTTCCCATTTACCGGCATGGGTTGAAGCATTGGCTGCAGGGATCATACGCGCCAGCGCCATCATCAGCGAGATTGCATGTTCTGCTGTCGTCACAGAGTTACCGAAAGGTGTGTTCATCACCACACAACCATTTGCAGTCGCTGCAGGTTGATCGATATTATCAACCCCGATACCGGCACGCCCGACGACTTTAAGGTTTTTCGCTGCTGCAAATACAGCCGGTGTTACGGTCGTTGCCGAACGAATCGCCAAACCATCATAATCACCAATAATGGCAATCAGTTCTTCTTCAGACATTCCGGTTTTAACATCAACCTCTACGCCAGATTTTTTAAAGACTTCCGTCGCAGTAGGACTCATTTTATCGGAGATTAGAACTTTAGGCATTTTGACTATTTCCTTTTATGCAGCTTGTGCTGATGTTTGTTTTAATTCGGCGTATGCCCAATCCAACCAAGGGAAGAGCGCTTGTAAATCAGAGGTTTCGATGGTGGCACCACCCCATAGGCGTAAGCCTGCAGGAGCATCGCGGTAGCCAGCGATATCGTAAGCAACGCCCTGCTCGTCTAGCAGTTTGCACATGGCTTTGATGGCTTTCAACTGTGCGTCACCATCCAGCGAGGTGAACCAGCTATCGGTAATCTTTAAGCAGATAGAGGTATTAGAGCGAATCGTTTTATCTTCGACTAAGAATGCAGCCCAATCGCTTTGTTCTACCCATACTTCGACTGCGCTAAGATTCGCTTCAGAGCGTTTTATCATGCCTTGCAATCCCCCTACAGATTCTGCCCAATTATGCGCATCAACGACGTCTTCCACACAAAGCATGGATGGTGTGTTGATGGTCGCCCCTTCAAAGATGCCATCAATCAGCTTGCCGCCTTTGGTCAGACGGAAGATTTTAGGCATCGGCCATGCGG of Rickettsiales bacterium contains these proteins:
- the serA gene encoding phosphoglycerate dehydrogenase; amino-acid sequence: MPKVLISDKMSPTATEVFKKSGVEVDVKTGMSEEELIAIIGDYDGLAIRSATTVTPAVFAAAKNLKVVGRAGIGVDNIDQPAATANGCVVMNTPFGNSVTTAEHAISLMMALARMIPAANASTHAGKWEKSKFMGTELYTKTLGLIGCGNIGSIVANRAQGLKMKVIAADPFLSSEKADELNIRKVELDELLAEADFITLHTPLNDSTRNILGQENLSKVKKGVRIVNCARGGLIDEAALKEAIESGHVAGAALDVYESEPAKENILFGMEQVICTPHLGASTSEAQENVAIQVAEQMADYLLTGTVTNALNTPSLTAEEAKQLNPYLNLAEQLGSFGGQITENGLKSITIEYIGEIGKLNTKPLTAVCLKGVLAPMVSSVNAVNARNVAQERGIEVIETTKEQSGNYQSLIRVTIQTEKRERAVAGTLFAGYPRIVEVAGVKLEANLGQNIIYVNNEDKPGLIGNLGKVLGEAGINVANFHLGRGKDSGDAVALVEVDEAVKDDVIVKIAALPTVKQVKFLRF
- a CDS encoding tetratricopeptide repeat protein — its product is MELPESVAELRILAEDGLAIAQRKIGDLYVLGTEGKEQNYERASFWYGQAAANGDAEAQKCLGNMYANGVGVKQDYEKAFILYETSAAQGNAKAIFNLSLMHQIGHHADKSYEKAFELCERSADKGYASAQLNLALLLCEGKGCIPNHGLALEWFEKAAEQGNSVAQMHLANAYAEGIATDKDEKQAFHWYLQAAEYGDVVAQTKLAECYESGIGIEADTAEAYFWLRLARKVDPQTVHFDESSYLERIAEAQVKELEEKVKLWQPKKGKKLSPLFNVKENPKAAGVVPA